The nucleotide window ACCGCGTCCACCTCCCCTTAAGGCAGGGTGCTGGCGCCGTTCCCCGGCCGGTAGTCAAGGTTGGCGACCGGGTTGAAAAGGGCGACCTCCTGGCATGCATAGAAGACAGCAGCCTGGGGGCCAGCCTGCACGCCAGTATAGGGGGCACCATTATAGCCCTCAATAATGAAATCGTGATTGAGGGAGGTGGTGACTGATGGGGATCGCCATCGGCCTCATCGAGGTAAAAAGCCTGGCGCGGGGTTTAATGGTCGCCGACAGTTGTCTCAAGGCGGCGCCGGTAGACGTAAAAATACGCACTACCTGTCCTGGTAAAAGCCTGATTATCTTAACCGGCGAGATCGGCGCCGTGACCAGCGCCGTAGAACACGGCGTCACCGCCGGCGGGATAACGGTAATTAGCAGTTTAATCCTCGGTAACCTCCACCCTGATGTCCTGCCGGCCTTGGCCGGGGTGGCTGCGGTACCCTCGAAAGGTGCCCTGGGCGTTCTCGAAACCTTCAGCGTCACGGCCGCCATCAAGGCCGCCGATACGGCCGCCAAGGCCGCCGTTGTGGAGCTTTTGGATATCCGTCTCGCCTACGGGCTGGGGGGCAAAGGGGTGGTCATTATTACCGGCGGCGTCGGTGCCGTCCAGGCCGCCATAAATGCTGCCGCGCAACCCCTCAAAGAAGAAGGCGAACTGGTGGATGCCGTCGTTATTCCCTCGCCCCATCCGGAAGTATGGGAGCAACTAAAATAAAATCCCATAGAACAAGGTGAACTCTAAATGTCCAATACCGCCCTTATCGAATTAATTACCAGGGAAGTCCTGGCCGAGCTAAGGGAACGCCGGGGTAAAACCACCGCGGCCGGCTTTTCTGCCCCTGTCACCCCGGCAGCCAAACGTGTCCCCGTGGCCGTTTCGGCCCGCCATGTCCACCTGGCGCAAAAGGAGATTGATATCCTTTTCGGCCCCGGTTACCAGCTTACCAAAAGGAACGACCTCTACCAGCCGGGAGAATTTGCCGCCAACGAAGTGGTCACCCTGGTAGGCCCGAAACTGCGTCCCCTGACCAACGTCCGCATCCTGGGGCCGGTACGTGACCGCACCCAGGTGGAGATATCCCGCACCGATGCCATCTTCCTGGGCATTCAGGCGCCGGTGCGCCGTTCCGGGGATCTAGCCGGGTCCGCACCCATTACCTTGGTGGGCCCGAAGGGCTCAGTTACTTTGCCCGAAGGGGCCATTATCGCCAACCGCCACATCCACATGAGCCCGGTCGAAGCGGAAAAATGGGGACTAAAAGATAACGACGAAGTTACCGTGCGCACCGTTAACTCCGAACGACCCACCATTTTTGGCGGTGTCCAGGTGCGGGTAAGCCCCAAGTTCAAGCTAGTCATGCACATCGACACCGACGACGCCAATGCCGCCGGGCTGCAGTGCAATGACGAAGTAGAAATAAGGTGAGAAGATGCTCATTGCTGAAGTTACCGGCACGGTGGTCGCCACCCGTAAACATGAAAGCCTAACCGGTAGCAAGCTCCTTCTCATCCGGCCCCTTTATGGCGGCCGCCGCGGGGAAACCCTGGTGGCCGTAGATACGGTGGGTGCCGGCAGGGGAGAACTGGTGCTGGTAGCCACCGGAAGCGCCGCCAGGATGGGCCTGGGTGTCCCCCATGCTCCGGTAGACATGACCATAGTGGGTATTATCGACCAGGTAGAAGGGGACATCAAGGGACTGCCACGCTGATCTTGTGCCGGAAGGCGCCGGTACCAAAAGCTTATTTTTAGCGTTTGTGCCCTTCCGGGCATGGGTGATTCCCAAGAAAATAAGGCCTAAAGGGGGAAAAAGATGCAAGTTTTGGCCTTGAACTGCGGTGGGTCTTCGATAAAATACAAGGTTTTTTCCATGCCGGAAGAAAAAGTATTAGTCCAGGGCAGCGTTGAAGGTATCGGCGGGCAGGATACCATCCTGCGACATCAAGATTTAGCAGGCGGGGCGCCTGAGCATCGAAAGCATTTACCCCGGGGCGACTACGGCGAAGCTCTGGAAGAAATCCTCAAGTTATTGCGGCCTTACCGCATAGAGGCCGTCGGTCACCGGGTGGTTCACGGCGGTGCGAGCCTTCGGCGGCCGGCCCGGATTGATGCCGCTGTCCTGGCAACTTTAAAGGCTTGCTGCCAGCTGGCGCCCCTGCATAACCCGGCCAACATTGCCGGTATCGAGGCCGTGGCGCGAATCCTGCCGGAAGTGCCTCAAGTGGCCGTCTGTGACAACACCTTCCATCTGACCCTGCCGCCCCGGGCCTATCTCTACGGCCTGCCCTACGAATACTACGAAAGTTACGGCCTGCGCCGTTATGGTTTCCACGGTATAACTTTCGCTTATATGGTCCACCGCGCCGCGGCAATGCTGGGACGGGATCTGCAGGAGCTGAAAATTGTGTCCCTCATGTTTGGCAGCGGTACGACGGCCAACGCTTGCTGCGGGGGAAAATCTATCGATGTTTCTACCGGCTTCACACCTACGGAAGGGCTGCTCCAGTCGACGCGCTGTGGCGATGTCGATCCCGGCGTCTTGATTTTCCTCTTGCGCCGGGAAGGCCTTACCCCTGATACCTTGGAGGAAGTAATCAACAAAAAAAGCGGCTGGTTGGGTATCTCGGGCATCAGCAACGACTACCGGGCGGTGGAGGAAGCCGCCCGTCAGGGGCATGAACGCGCCCGCCTGGCCCTGGACGTTCTGGCTTACCGGGCCAAAAAATATGTCGGCGCCTATGCAGCAGCCATGGGTGGGCTTGACGTCCTGGTTTTCTCCGGGGGCATCGGTGAAAAGAGCAGCAGCCTGCGCCGGGAAGTATGCCGCGGGCTGGAGTTTCTGGGCATCAAGTTGGATACAGAACGCAATGAAAACGGGAGCGGCGACCGCTTAATCTCCAACCCGGAGGCCAGAGTTCAGGTCCTGGTGGTGCATACCGACGAAGAAGTGATGATCGCCCGGGAAACGATAAAGGTGCTGGCTGCAAAATAACCCGATGCCGCCTTTCGCCTGGCGTAATTTCTTAGACTGCATACTTTAAAAGGAGTTGGGCAAGCATGCGCTATCTTGCCTTTGACCTGGGGGCCGAGAGCGGCCGGGCCATAATCGGCACCCTGGCAGATGCCCGCCTCACCCTGGAAGAAATCTATCGTTTTCCCAACGAACCGGTACGGATCCCGGACGGCCTGCACTGGGATGTCTTACGCCTCTTTCACGAGATGAAAGAAGGCCTGCGCCGGGCTGCGGCCCGCTACGGGACGGGCCTTAAAAGCCTGGCCGTCGATACCTGGGGCGTGGACTTCGGCCTCCTGGGGGATAAAGATATTCTCCTGGCCAATCCTTACCATTACCGGGACGGCCGCACCCGGGGCGTGATGGAGGAAGCCTTCAAGATAGTACAGCGAGAAGAGATTTTTTCCCAGACCGGCATCCAATTTCTGCCTTTCAATTCCCTTTACCAGCTTCTGGCCTGGCGGCAGCAACATCCGGACCTGTTAAGCCAGGCGCAGGCCTTTTTGATGATACCCGATCTTTTCAACTTCTTTTTTACCGGCATAAAAGCCGGGGAATTTACTAATGCCACTACCACCCAGATGTACAACCCCCGCACCGGAGCCTGGGCCGCTGATATGCTGGCAAAGCTGGGGTTACCCGTTAACCTGCTCCCGGCCGTCAACCCGCCGGGTACGATTGTAGGCCAGATTTTACCCCGGGTGGCCCGGGAAACGGGAACCGGGGAGATACCAGTTATCGCCCCCGGCAGCCACGATACCGCCAGCGCCGTAGCCGCCGTACCGGCGGCAGGTCCGGATTATATGTACATCAGCTGCGGCACCTGGTCTCTAGTAGGGACGGAAGTAAGGGAACCGGTAATCAATGAACAAACCCTTAGCCTCAACTTTACCAACGAAGGCGGGGTGGGTGGTACCTTCCGGCTCCTCAAAAATGTCACCGGCCTATGGCTGGTCCAGGAATGCCGCCGTACCTGGGCGCGCCGGGGGGAAAATTTAAGTTACAGCGAGCTTACGGCCATGGCCCGGGAAGCGAAGCCCCTGGAGGCAGTTGTCGACCCGGACCACCCCTCCTTCCTGAACCCGGAAGACATGCCGGCGGCTATCCAGGCCTACTGCCGGGAAACGGGTCAGCCGGTGCCTGGGACAAAGGGCGAGATCGTCAGGTGCGCCCTGGAGAGCCTGGCCCTGAAATACCGCTGGGTGCTGGAAAAGCTGGAGGATATCCTGGGGAAAAAGCTACCTGTCGTCCACATGGTCGGCGGCGGTACGCAAAACGAGCTCCTCTGCCGGTTTACCGCCGGTGCCACCGGGCGTCAGGTGGTGGCCGGCCCGGTGGAAGCCACGGCCGCCGGCAACCTCCTGGTCCAGGCCATGGCTATGGGTGAAATAAAAAACCTGGTTGAAGCGCGGGAGATAGTGCGCCGCTCCTTTGTCCTGAAAACTTATGATCCGGAAAATACAGGGGCATGGGAAGAAAAATATGAAGTATTTGTTAAGCTGGTGAGCTGATGCGGCAGAGCGCGAAGCAAGACTATAACCTGGTCATCGGCCTCGACTTTGGTACCGATTCGGTGCGGGCGATGGTGGTCGACGCCGCCACCGGGGAAGAGGAGGCCAGTGAGGTAGCATATTACCGGCGCTGGGCAGTAGGCCTGTACTGCGATCCCGGCAAGAACCAATTTCGCCAGCACCCCCGGGACTATCTCGAAGGGATGGAAGCCGCCGTCAAGGGAGCCCTGGCCAAATTACCGCCCGGGGCGGCGCAACGGGTGGTGGGCATCGGCATCGACACCACCGGTTCAACGCCGGGCCCCGTCGATGGCAGTGGGCGCCCCCTGGCCCTGTTGCCAGAATTCAGCGAGAACCCCAACGCCATGTTTATCCTCTGGAAGGACCACACCGCCGTGGAGGAGGCCGGGGAGATCAACCATGCGGCCCGCCACTGGGGCGGCACCGATTTCACCAAATATGAAGGCGGGGTCTATTCCTCCGAGTGGTTCTGGGCCAAGATTCTTCACATATTACGTCACGACCCGGCGGTAAGGACGGCAGCCTATTCCTGGGTAGAACATTGCGACTGGATCCCGGCACTGCTCACAGGCACCGAAAACCCCCGGCTCCTCAAAAGAAGCCGCTGCGCGGCCGGGCACAAAGCCATGTGGCACGAAGAATGGGGAGGGCTGCCGCCGGAGGAATTCCTAGTCCGTATCGACCCCCTCCTGCAGGGCCTGCGCGACCGGCTCTACACCAAGACGTACACCGCCGCTACCAAGGCCGGGAATCTTACGCCCGCCTGGGCGGAGCGCCTTGGTTTACCACCGGGCATCACGGTAGCGGTAGGGGCTGTGGATGCCCATGTAGGTGCCGTAGGCGGCGGGATCACCCCCGGCGCCCTGGTGAAGATCATGGGCACGTCCACCTGCGACATAATGGTTGCACCTAAGGAAACAATCGGTGCTAAATTAATCGACGGCATCTGCGGCCAGGTAGACGGCTCGGTCATCCCCGGCCTCATCGGCCTGGAAGCGGGCCAGTCAGCCTACGGCGACGTCTATGCCTGGTTCAAAGACCTCCTCTCCTGGCCCTTGAAGGTCCTGCTGCCGGAAACCTCCCTAGTAGATACACTAGGTTGATAAAGAAAAAAAAAATTGTAAGGGAAAAAAACCAAAAAAAAAAAAAATCAAAAAAAAACTACCTTAAAAAAAAAACCTAAAAGGGGTTTCCCACTCTCTAAAAAAGGAAAAAAAAAAAACAAATATCCACATTTCCTATTTCTTATGGGGGGGGGGGGAAAAAAAAAAATCCCCTCAACAAAATAAAAACTCTCGCAAAGGAAAAAACAATCCGGGGTCCTCCTATCCCCCCGGAAAAAAAAAACCCCATTCCCCCTTTTTTCGGGAAAAGAAAAAAAGGGGGGGAAAAAAAAAAAAAAAAAAAAAAAAGGGAAATAAAAAAAAAACCAAATCTTTACCCCCTCTTCCCCTACTCCACAAAAAAAAAAATTTTTTTTTTTTTTTTTTTTTTTTTTTTTTTTTTTTTTTTTTTTAGTAGATAAGGAAACCGGTCAGAAGCTACAGGAAGAGATAGAAGGCCGCCTCCTCCAGCGTCTTTCAGAAGAAGCGGCCAGGATACCCGCTGGTGCGACGGGCTTACTGGCCCTGGACTGGCTCAACGGCAGGCGGACCCCTTACGCGGACCAGACCCTCAAGGGAGCCATTGCCGGTCTGACCCTGGGAAGTTCAGCGCCGAAGATCTTCCGCGCCCTGGTAGAGGCTACTGCCTTTGGCTCCAGGGCCATTAACGAAAGGTTTAGGGAAGAAGGCCTAGAAATTAAAGAAATCATCGCCCTGGGCGGCATTGCCAGGAAGAACGACTTTGCCATGCAGGTCCTGGCCGATGTGCTGGCCATGCCCATTAAGGTCGCCGCTTCGGATCAGACCTGCGCCCTGGGAGCCGCCATGTTTGGTGCCGTCGCTGCCGGGTTGTACCCGACGGTAGAGGCGGCCCAGGAAAAGATGGGCTGCGGCTTTGCCAAGACGTATACCCCTGACCCTGAAAATGCCGCCAAGTATCGTAGGCTGTATAAGGACTACCTGGATTTGGGCAGGGTGCTGGAGGGAGGCGGTTTATTAAAGGCGCAGAACGTGGGTTTTAGAAATTGTTTCTAAAGGTTGAAGGGCTTATAATTATATCTGGAAATTGGCGCTCCTTCAGCCCAGTCGTTTTAAATGGCCAAAGGGAAGTGACCGGTCCTGAAAAGTAGGGATGTCCAACTATTGCTTTTAGTGACTTTTTTCTGGGGCGTGACTTTTCCCCTTTTAAAAATAGGCAACCGCTATTTGCCACCTTTATCCTTCGGTGCCTGGCGTTTTTTCCTGGGGGCGCTCTGCCTTTATTTTTGGGTGGTGCGGCGCCGGGGCGAGGTGTGGCATAAAAGGCGGGATTTCGGACCTTTAATGCTTTTGGGCCTCCTGCAGACCACCATCATGGGCGGGGCCCTGCATTTTGGGTCAAGTCTTGTTAAAAGTGGTTTAACCTCGGTTGTATTGTATAGCTATCCTTTCTTTTTCACTTTTATGGCATTTGTACTATTAAAGGAAGACCTGTCATGGAAGCAGATAACGGGTATGTTGCTTGGTTTTGTCGGCCTGGTTTTGGCCGTTGACCCCTGGCGGGCCCATTTAACAGGGCCGGAAATAGCCGGTTTAATCATTCTTTTATGCGGAGCGGTAAGCTGGGGCCTCGCCAGCGTTTATTTAAAGGCACGGTTTAAGGAGCATGACAAGCTGGCGGTAACTACTTACCAAATGTTATACGGTTCGGTGGTTTTATTTTTAGTTGCCGCTCTAATCGAAGGTGGGGTTCATTTTTCCTGGGAGCCTGTAGCATTGGGAATCATATCTTATACGACCCTTTTTACATCGGCGTTGGGCTTTGCCATCCTCCTCACCGTCCAGACCCGTTACCCGGCCGGAAGTACTAGCGTTTACCTTTTCCTGGTTCCTGTATTCGGCGTAACCTTCAGCTCCCTGATCCTGGGTGAGAAGCTGACCCTGAACCTGCTGCTGGGATTGGCCCTGGTGGCCCTGGGGATTGTTATCGTAAACCGCATGTCGACACAAGGCAGACCGAATTATAAAGCGAGAATTACCGTAAACGCGGGTAGATAATAAGGACAGGGAGAGATCATAGGTATGGATTTTAAAGGCAAAGTGGTGGTGGTAACGGGTTCCGGTCGGGGTATAGGGCGGAGCATCGCCGGGATGTACGCAGCCAATGGTGCCAACGTGGTCGTAGCCGATCGAGATTTTCGGGGGGCACAGGAGACGGCGAGGTTTATAAAGGAGGGAGGTGGCGAAGCCCTTGCCCTCCTTGTCGATGTGAGCAAGCCTGAAGATGTTGTGAAATTAATGGAAAAGACCGCAGAAAGGTACGGAAGACTGGATATTCTCGTAAACAACGCCGGGTTCGGCTGCTGGAAGTCTCCCTATGACCTCACGGTGGAAGAGTGGGACGGCGTCATAAATACCAACCTTCGCGGCACATTCCTGTGTTCCCGGGAAGGGGCTAAAATCATGAGAAAAAGCGGCGGAGGGTCTATAGTAAACATAGCTTCCACCAGAGCAATCATGTCCGAGCCCAATTCCGAAAGCTACGCCGCTTCGAAGGGGGGCATACTCGCCCTCACACATGCGCTGGCGGTTTCTTTGGGACCGGATCGAATAAGGGTTAATGCCATC belongs to Moorella humiferrea and includes:
- a CDS encoding EutN/CcmL family microcompartment protein, producing the protein MLIAEVTGTVVATRKHESLTGSKLLLIRPLYGGRRGETLVAVDTVGAGRGELVLVATGSAARMGLGVPHAPVDMTIVGIIDQVEGDIKGLPR
- a CDS encoding FGGY-family carbohydrate kinase, whose amino-acid sequence is MEGRLLQRLSEEAARIPAGATGLLALDWLNGRRTPYADQTLKGAIAGLTLGSSAPKIFRALVEATAFGSRAINERFREEGLEIKEIIALGGIARKNDFAMQVLADVLAMPIKVAASDQTCALGAAMFGAVAAGLYPTVEAAQEKMGCGFAKTYTPDPENAAKYRRLYKDYLDLGRVLEGGGLLKAQNVGFRNCF
- a CDS encoding glucose 1-dehydrogenase; the protein is MDFKGKVVVVTGSGRGIGRSIAGMYAANGANVVVADRDFRGAQETARFIKEGGGEALALLVDVSKPEDVVKLMEKTAERYGRLDILVNNAGFGCWKSPYDLTVEEWDGVINTNLRGTFLCSREGAKIMRKSGGGSIVNIASTRAIMSEPNSESYAASKGGILALTHALAVSLGPDRIRVNAISPGWIETGDYGKLREIDHIQHPAGRVGRPDDIARACLFLTADENSFITGANLVIDGGMTRKMIYEP
- a CDS encoding DMT family transporter, yielding MTFFWGVTFPLLKIGNRYLPPLSFGAWRFFLGALCLYFWVVRRRGEVWHKRRDFGPLMLLGLLQTTIMGGALHFGSSLVKSGLTSVVLYSYPFFFTFMAFVLLKEDLSWKQITGMLLGFVGLVLAVDPWRAHLTGPEIAGLIILLCGAVSWGLASVYLKARFKEHDKLAVTTYQMLYGSVVLFLVAALIEGGVHFSWEPVALGIISYTTLFTSALGFAILLTVQTRYPAGSTSVYLFLVPVFGVTFSSLILGEKLTLNLLLGLALVALGIVIVNRMSTQGRPNYKARITVNAGR
- a CDS encoding BMC domain-containing protein gives rise to the protein MGIAIGLIEVKSLARGLMVADSCLKAAPVDVKIRTTCPGKSLIILTGEIGAVTSAVEHGVTAGGITVISSLILGNLHPDVLPALAGVAAVPSKGALGVLETFSVTAAIKAADTAAKAAVVELLDIRLAYGLGGKGVVIITGGVGAVQAAINAAAQPLKEEGELVDAVVIPSPHPEVWEQLK
- a CDS encoding rhamnulokinase; amino-acid sequence: MRYLAFDLGAESGRAIIGTLADARLTLEEIYRFPNEPVRIPDGLHWDVLRLFHEMKEGLRRAAARYGTGLKSLAVDTWGVDFGLLGDKDILLANPYHYRDGRTRGVMEEAFKIVQREEIFSQTGIQFLPFNSLYQLLAWRQQHPDLLSQAQAFLMIPDLFNFFFTGIKAGEFTNATTTQMYNPRTGAWAADMLAKLGLPVNLLPAVNPPGTIVGQILPRVARETGTGEIPVIAPGSHDTASAVAAVPAAGPDYMYISCGTWSLVGTEVREPVINEQTLSLNFTNEGGVGGTFRLLKNVTGLWLVQECRRTWARRGENLSYSELTAMAREAKPLEAVVDPDHPSFLNPEDMPAAIQAYCRETGQPVPGTKGEIVRCALESLALKYRWVLEKLEDILGKKLPVVHMVGGGTQNELLCRFTAGATGRQVVAGPVEATAAGNLLVQAMAMGEIKNLVEAREIVRRSFVLKTYDPENTGAWEEKYEVFVKLVS
- a CDS encoding acetate/propionate family kinase; this encodes MQVLALNCGGSSIKYKVFSMPEEKVLVQGSVEGIGGQDTILRHQDLAGGAPEHRKHLPRGDYGEALEEILKLLRPYRIEAVGHRVVHGGASLRRPARIDAAVLATLKACCQLAPLHNPANIAGIEAVARILPEVPQVAVCDNTFHLTLPPRAYLYGLPYEYYESYGLRRYGFHGITFAYMVHRAAAMLGRDLQELKIVSLMFGSGTTANACCGGKSIDVSTGFTPTEGLLQSTRCGDVDPGVLIFLLRREGLTPDTLEEVINKKSGWLGISGISNDYRAVEEAARQGHERARLALDVLAYRAKKYVGAYAAAMGGLDVLVFSGGIGEKSSSLRREVCRGLEFLGIKLDTERNENGSGDRLISNPEARVQVLVVHTDEEVMIARETIKVLAAK
- the pduL gene encoding phosphate propanoyltransferase, with product MSNTALIELITREVLAELRERRGKTTAAGFSAPVTPAAKRVPVAVSARHVHLAQKEIDILFGPGYQLTKRNDLYQPGEFAANEVVTLVGPKLRPLTNVRILGPVRDRTQVEISRTDAIFLGIQAPVRRSGDLAGSAPITLVGPKGSVTLPEGAIIANRHIHMSPVEAEKWGLKDNDEVTVRTVNSERPTIFGGVQVRVSPKFKLVMHIDTDDANAAGLQCNDEVEIR